One window of the Parasphingopyxis algicola genome contains the following:
- a CDS encoding ABC transporter ATP-binding protein → MSEEPIVSVRGLRNSFGDNVVHEHLDIDVFPGEILGVVGGSGTGKSVLLRAIIGLQEPDTGEISVFGERMDCATAEENLDLRRRWGVLFQNGALFSTLTVAENVQVPLREFYKNIDEGLLCEIATFKIMMSGLKAEDAPKYPSELSGGMRKRAALARALALDPLLLFLDEPTAGLDPIGAAAFDALILELKEALGLTIFLITHDLDTLHTICDRVAVLADRQVIASGTIEELLALDHPWIQEYFNGPRGRAALAAKD, encoded by the coding sequence ATGAGCGAGGAACCGATCGTCTCCGTGCGCGGGCTGCGCAACAGTTTTGGCGACAATGTCGTGCACGAACATCTCGATATCGACGTCTTTCCCGGCGAGATCCTCGGGGTGGTCGGCGGCTCGGGTACGGGAAAATCCGTCCTGCTGCGCGCGATCATCGGCCTGCAGGAGCCCGATACGGGCGAGATCAGCGTATTCGGCGAGCGCATGGATTGCGCAACCGCCGAGGAAAATCTCGATCTCAGGCGACGCTGGGGCGTGCTTTTTCAGAACGGTGCGCTCTTTTCGACCCTGACCGTGGCCGAAAACGTCCAGGTGCCGCTGCGCGAATTCTACAAGAATATCGACGAAGGCCTGCTCTGCGAAATCGCGACTTTCAAGATCATGATGAGCGGGCTCAAGGCGGAAGATGCCCCGAAATACCCGTCCGAACTGTCGGGCGGGATGCGCAAGCGCGCCGCACTCGCACGGGCCCTCGCGCTCGATCCGCTGCTGCTGTTTCTCGACGAACCGACGGCCGGCCTCGACCCGATCGGCGCCGCGGCATTCGACGCGCTCATTCTCGAGCTCAAGGAAGCGTTGGGGCTGACGATATTCCTGATCACCCATGATCTCGATACGCTGCACACGATCTGCGACCGCGTCGCCGTGCTCGCCGACCGCCAGGTCATCGCCTCGGGGACGATCGAAGAATTGCTTGCTCTCGATCACCCATGGATACAGGAATATTTCAACGGGCCGCGTGGCCGCGCCGCACTGGCGGCGAAGGACTAG
- a CDS encoding cystathionine gamma-synthase family protein: MADTPEQSGDSSAPTQADLTGTTPRRKPKPEIEKIGNRKLKPATLMMGHGYDPVLSEGSLKPPIFLTSTFAFENAAAGKRHFEGITGKRPGGAEGLVYSRFNGPNQEICEDRLSVWEEAEEALVFSSGMSAIATVLLANVHQGDVVVHSGPLYAATETLINRVLGRFGVTFLDFPAGASREEVDALLEKAKGMTTGSGKVAIIYLESPANPTNALVDIEMVKEARDAAFGEDGPPIAMDNTFLGPLWQQPLRHGADISIYSLTKYVGGHSDLVAGGVLGSKAHLDPIRAMRNTIGTITDPNTAWMLLRSLETVELRMTRAGENAEKVCAFLRDHPKVEGLGYLGFLEEGSSQRDIYDRHCSGAGSTFSVFIKGGEEESFRFLDALKIAKLAVSLGGTETLASHPAAMTHLSVPDERKAALGITDNLVRVSIGVEDADDLIADFTQALAAV; encoded by the coding sequence ATGGCTGACACCCCCGAACAATCCGGCGACAGTTCCGCCCCGACCCAGGCCGATCTCACCGGCACGACGCCGCGCCGCAAGCCGAAGCCCGAGATCGAGAAGATCGGCAACCGCAAGCTCAAACCCGCGACCCTGATGATGGGCCATGGCTATGACCCGGTCCTTTCCGAAGGATCGCTAAAGCCGCCGATCTTCCTGACCTCGACCTTCGCCTTCGAGAATGCGGCCGCCGGCAAGCGCCATTTCGAGGGCATTACGGGCAAGCGCCCGGGCGGCGCCGAGGGCCTCGTCTATTCGCGCTTCAACGGCCCGAACCAGGAAATCTGCGAAGACCGGCTCTCGGTCTGGGAAGAAGCCGAAGAGGCGCTCGTCTTTTCGAGCGGCATGTCGGCGATCGCGACGGTGCTGCTCGCCAATGTCCATCAGGGCGATGTCGTCGTCCATTCCGGTCCGCTCTACGCGGCGACCGAAACGCTGATCAACCGCGTGCTCGGCCGCTTCGGCGTGACATTCCTCGATTTTCCCGCCGGCGCGAGCCGCGAGGAGGTCGATGCGCTGCTCGAAAAAGCGAAGGGCATGACGACCGGATCGGGCAAGGTCGCGATCATCTATCTCGAAAGCCCGGCCAACCCGACCAACGCGCTCGTCGATATCGAGATGGTGAAAGAGGCCCGCGATGCAGCGTTCGGCGAGGACGGCCCGCCGATCGCGATGGACAACACGTTCCTCGGGCCGCTGTGGCAGCAGCCGCTCCGCCATGGCGCCGATATCTCGATCTACAGCCTCACCAAATATGTCGGCGGGCATAGCGATCTCGTGGCGGGCGGCGTGCTCGGTTCCAAGGCGCATCTCGATCCGATCCGCGCGATGCGCAACACGATCGGCACGATCACCGACCCCAACACGGCCTGGATGCTGCTGCGCAGCCTCGAAACCGTCGAACTGCGGATGACGCGGGCCGGCGAAAATGCCGAAAAGGTCTGCGCCTTTCTGCGCGATCATCCCAAGGTCGAGGGGCTCGGCTATCTCGGTTTCCTCGAAGAAGGGTCGAGCCAGCGCGATATTTACGACCGGCACTGTTCGGGCGCGGGATCGACCTTTTCGGTGTTTATCAAGGGCGGCGAAGAGGAAAGCTTCCGCTTCCTCGACGCGCTGAAGATCGCCAAGCTCGCGGTCAGCCTCGGCGGCACGGAGACGCTGGCCAGCCATCCTGCGGCGATGACGCATCTCTCGGTGCCCGACGAACGCAAGGCCGCGCTCGGCATCACCGACAATCTGGTGCGGGTGTCGATCGGCGTCGAGGATGCCGACGATCTGATCGCCGATTTCACCCAGGCGCTGGCGGCGGTTTAG
- the pgeF gene encoding peptidoglycan editing factor PgeF encodes MAAKIDIVRADALNGVAHGFLGRTGGVSTGLFESLNVGLGSDDVKADVDINRRRAVEAVAPDSTLVTLHQVHSPDAIRVTHGFPDDDRPEADAMVTDRPGLALGILTADCAPILLADREAGVIGAAHAGWKGAMTGVAKSVVEAMEELGAERSRIAAAIGPCIGRGSYEVDDDFRKRFEAIEPENEQYFRDGAPGHHYFDLEAYVAAWLAFSSVDTVETLGLDTYVNEDRFFSYRRATHRDEPDYGRQLSVIAL; translated from the coding sequence ATGGCCGCAAAAATCGATATCGTCCGCGCCGACGCCCTGAACGGGGTCGCGCACGGCTTTCTGGGCCGGACCGGCGGCGTATCGACCGGGCTTTTCGAAAGCCTGAATGTCGGCCTCGGTTCGGACGACGTCAAAGCCGATGTCGATATCAACCGGCGCCGCGCTGTCGAGGCGGTGGCGCCGGATTCGACGCTCGTAACTCTGCATCAGGTGCATTCGCCCGATGCGATCCGCGTCACCCACGGCTTTCCCGACGACGATCGGCCCGAAGCCGATGCGATGGTCACCGACCGGCCCGGCCTCGCGCTCGGCATCCTGACCGCCGATTGCGCGCCGATCCTGCTCGCCGACCGGGAAGCCGGAGTCATCGGCGCCGCGCATGCCGGATGGAAGGGGGCGATGACGGGCGTCGCCAAGTCTGTCGTCGAGGCGATGGAGGAGCTGGGCGCCGAACGCAGCCGGATCGCCGCCGCCATCGGCCCGTGCATCGGGCGCGGCTCCTATGAGGTGGACGACGATTTCCGCAAACGGTTCGAGGCGATCGAGCCGGAGAATGAGCAATATTTCCGCGACGGCGCGCCCGGACACCATTATTTCGATCTCGAAGCCTATGTCGCCGCCTGGCTCGCCTTTTCGAGCGTCGACACCGTCGAGACGCTGGGCCTCGACACCTATGTGAATGAAGACCGTTTCTTCAGCTATCGCCGCGCAACCCATCGGGACGAACCCGATTACGGCCGGCAACTGTCGGTAATCGCGCTTTGA
- a CDS encoding MlaD family protein, with the protein MENRSNQILVGSVVLLLVAGLILFTVWLARLGDSSDSAYDIYFAQSVDGLARGSGVTYSGVPVGQIEEIALVPDNPEFVRVRIRINGDVPVLEGTTATIQGIGFTGVSQISLDGGVQGAEPIDEPGPGGVPVIPTRPGAFGELLNSAPRLLERLTTLTERLTELLGDRNQNSIAAILENTERLTSELAARGPEIAATLAETRVAIRQVGVAVTEIGELADTTDNLLGTEGQALMRDLRSAVASAESSMESLDRTITAAEPGLNAFSQQTVPEIGQLVRDLGEMSESLTAISQRINREGAGSLIGTERLPDYEPQ; encoded by the coding sequence ATGGAAAACCGATCGAACCAGATTCTCGTGGGCAGCGTCGTGCTGCTGCTTGTCGCGGGGCTGATCCTCTTCACCGTCTGGCTTGCCCGCCTCGGAGACAGCAGCGACAGCGCCTATGATATCTATTTCGCCCAGTCCGTGGACGGGCTGGCGCGCGGATCGGGGGTGACCTATTCCGGCGTCCCGGTCGGCCAGATCGAGGAAATCGCGCTGGTTCCCGACAATCCGGAATTCGTCCGCGTCCGCATCCGGATCAATGGCGATGTGCCCGTGCTGGAAGGCACGACAGCAACGATCCAGGGCATCGGCTTTACCGGCGTGTCGCAGATATCGCTCGACGGCGGCGTTCAGGGCGCCGAGCCGATCGACGAACCGGGGCCGGGCGGCGTGCCGGTCATTCCGACCCGCCCCGGCGCCTTCGGGGAGCTGCTCAACAGCGCACCGCGCCTGCTCGAACGCCTGACGACGCTGACCGAACGGCTTACCGAACTGCTCGGCGACCGCAACCAGAATTCGATCGCCGCGATCCTAGAAAATACCGAGCGCCTGACCTCCGAACTCGCCGCACGCGGGCCGGAGATAGCCGCGACCCTCGCCGAGACCCGGGTCGCCATCCGCCAGGTCGGGGTCGCGGTCACCGAGATCGGCGAGCTCGCCGATACGACCGACAATCTGCTCGGCACCGAAGGCCAGGCGCTGATGCGCGACCTGCGCTCCGCGGTCGCCTCCGCAGAATCGAGCATGGAGTCGCTCGACCGCACCATTACCGCCGCCGAGCCAGGCCTCAATGCCTTTTCGCAGCAAACCGTCCCCGAAATCGGCCAGCTGGTCCGCGATCTTGGAGAAATGTCCGAATCGCTGACGGCGATTTCGCAACGCATCAATCGCGAAGGTGCCGGATCGCTGATCGGCACCGAGCGCTTGCCCGACTATGAGCCGCAATAG
- a CDS encoding ABC-type transport auxiliary lipoprotein family protein yields MKRLFPLIALAALTGCISFGSEPPPFLMALSPDQQIESGSSRTASMGQALTIARPEVPQKLITNRLPVQTGETTIAYLTNALWVDTPNELFRALLSEVVAARSGRVVLDPATYSEDPGTIVRGQLHEFGLDARTNETLIVYDATISGPDGVRTRRFEQREQVFSQDAQSVAQALNRAANRMAIEFSDWVAG; encoded by the coding sequence ATGAAACGCCTCTTTCCGTTGATCGCGCTCGCAGCGCTGACCGGCTGCATCAGCTTCGGCTCGGAACCGCCGCCCTTCCTCATGGCGCTGAGCCCCGACCAGCAGATCGAAAGCGGATCGAGCCGTACCGCATCCATGGGCCAGGCGCTCACGATCGCGCGGCCCGAAGTGCCCCAGAAACTGATCACCAACCGGCTACCCGTCCAGACCGGCGAGACGACGATCGCCTATCTGACCAACGCGCTCTGGGTCGACACGCCGAACGAGCTGTTCCGCGCGCTGCTCAGCGAAGTCGTTGCCGCCCGTTCCGGCCGGGTCGTGCTGGATCCGGCGACCTATTCGGAGGATCCGGGAACGATCGTTCGCGGCCAGCTGCATGAGTTCGGATTGGACGCGCGGACCAACGAGACGCTGATCGTCTACGACGCGACGATCAGCGGGCCGGACGGGGTGCGGACGCGGCGATTCGAGCAGCGCGAGCAGGTTTTCTCGCAGGACGCGCAGAGCGTGGCACAGGCGCTCAACCGCGCCGCCAACCGCATGGCGATCGAATTTTCCGACTGGGTCGCCGGCTAG
- a CDS encoding SLC13 family permease translates to MTAKQYGFFGGLALFIILLALPAPEGMPIEAWRVAALVGLMASWWMTEALPLTATALLPFVLLPFMGVMTTGEVAGAYYSPILFLILGGAFLALAIERTGLHRRLALAIIGRAGTTAWGLLFAFMAATAILSMIVSNTSTTLIMVPIAIAVLAAGGVAEGETKGFAGALLMGIAFSASIGGLGTLVGSPTNAIAAGLINRTIGTDINFLTWAMYGLPIVAAGIPLCLFILIRMQRVTRTAFDIGAAQTAIGNPGEWSGAEKRLVPVIALVVAGWIALPFIKGFLPDGAIHDGTIAIIGGLALFVLPDGSGRPMLNWPEANRAPWGVIMLFGGGLALASGIIESGLGIWLGEALQPLQTVPLIVIALAVTALVVLVTEFASNVATASGIMPVIAALIVATGADPMLLAMPAALAASWGFMLPSGTGPNAIAWASNHIALPSMLKSGFLLDICGIPMIVLLTWGVAALAG, encoded by the coding sequence GTGACCGCCAAGCAATACGGTTTCTTCGGCGGCCTCGCCCTGTTCATTATCCTGTTGGCCCTTCCTGCTCCCGAAGGCATGCCGATCGAAGCCTGGCGCGTCGCCGCGCTTGTCGGCCTGATGGCGAGCTGGTGGATGACCGAGGCGCTGCCGCTCACGGCCACCGCGCTGCTGCCCTTCGTATTGCTCCCCTTCATGGGCGTGATGACGACCGGCGAGGTGGCAGGCGCCTATTATTCGCCGATCCTGTTCCTGATTCTCGGCGGCGCGTTTCTGGCGCTGGCCATCGAACGGACCGGGCTCCACCGAAGGCTTGCGCTCGCCATCATCGGCCGCGCCGGGACGACCGCCTGGGGCCTGCTCTTCGCGTTCATGGCGGCGACCGCGATCCTCTCGATGATCGTCTCCAACACGTCCACAACGTTGATAATGGTGCCCATCGCGATCGCAGTGCTGGCGGCAGGCGGCGTGGCGGAAGGCGAGACCAAGGGGTTTGCCGGTGCGCTGCTGATGGGCATCGCCTTTTCCGCTTCGATCGGCGGACTGGGGACGCTGGTCGGATCGCCGACCAACGCCATCGCCGCCGGCCTCATCAACCGTACGATCGGGACCGATATCAATTTCCTGACCTGGGCGATGTACGGGCTGCCGATCGTCGCGGCGGGCATACCCCTGTGTCTCTTCATCCTGATCCGGATGCAGCGCGTGACGCGAACCGCCTTCGATATCGGCGCCGCGCAGACCGCCATCGGCAATCCCGGCGAATGGTCGGGCGCGGAGAAGCGTCTCGTGCCCGTGATCGCGCTGGTCGTCGCGGGCTGGATCGCCCTGCCCTTTATCAAGGGATTCCTGCCGGACGGCGCTATTCACGACGGCACCATCGCGATCATCGGCGGGCTCGCGCTGTTCGTGCTGCCCGACGGAAGCGGCCGGCCGATGCTCAACTGGCCCGAGGCCAATCGCGCGCCCTGGGGCGTGATCATGCTGTTCGGCGGCGGTCTCGCCCTGGCCTCGGGGATCATAGAATCCGGACTCGGCATCTGGCTCGGCGAGGCACTGCAGCCGCTTCAGACAGTGCCGCTTATCGTGATCGCGCTCGCCGTGACCGCGCTGGTCGTGCTGGTCACGGAATTTGCGTCCAATGTGGCGACAGCGAGCGGGATCATGCCGGTGATCGCGGCGTTGATCGTAGCGACGGGAGCGGACCCGATGCTGCTCGCCATGCCGGCCGCGCTGGCCGCGAGCTGGGGCTTCATGCTGCCTTCGGGCACGGGCCCCAACGCCATCGCCTGGGCCTCCAATCACATCGCCCTGCCCAGCATGTTGAAATCCGGGTTCCTGTTGGATATTTGCGGCATACCGATGATCGTCCTGCTGACATGGGGCGTCGCGGCTCTGGCCGGTTGA
- the pepN gene encoding aminopeptidase N, with product MSDMQSAAATPSVTRREDYRPPDWLLPEIALDFQLDPVRTTVRARLTVVRNEAHDEPLRLDGDGLKLLEVWHNGKRLEEGDWQLDNDRLTIPLEGGEAIVETLVEIAPEKNSQLMGLYASGGILCTQCEAEGFRRITFFPDRPDVLSRYSVRMEADRDRFPVLLSNGECIESGDGEDGRHWARWYDPWPKPCYLFALVAGDLAANRDSFTTRSGKEVALAIWVREADLPKTGHAMAALKDSMAWDERVYGREYDLDQFNIVAVSDFNFGAMENKSLNIFNSRYILADAETATDADFDAIAGVVAHEYFHNWSGNRVTCRDWFQLSLKEGFTVFRDQQFSADQGSEAVARIGDVRMLRAAQFPEDAGPLAHPVRPESYIEISNFYTATVYNKGAELIRMVQAILGPEDFRKGSDLYFERHDGEAATCEDFVTAMEDASGADLGQFRLWYRQAGTPKVTARLDHDAEGARAVLTLSQTVPATPDQAEKRPMAIPLKTALLGEKSGRPIVPERLVMLEEESQEIVFDGLTERPVLSINRHFTAPVTVESNKDPKTLAFLSAHDDDPFARYEAMQQLMVETIIDAVSGRQTDHAPVIEAVRRTLADGDLDKAFIAEAVILPSESFVGDQMLVVDPEAIHKAREALRGDLARSLAEDWRAAYAASSGNAYEYSPAAKGLRRLRAVALGYIAADGADDAPGLAVRQFEGADNMTDRQAALGVLANSDWPERIAALDDFYARYRDDALVLDKWFMVQAMSIRDDTVTAVEALAAHPDFSIENPNRLRSLVGAFGGNQRAFHTASGRGYRFLADFILKADAINPQTAARLLPPLGKWRRFDEQRGAMMRAELERILAAPDLSKDVFEQASKSLG from the coding sequence ATGTCCGATATGCAATCCGCCGCCGCAACTCCGTCCGTCACCCGCCGCGAGGACTATCGGCCGCCCGACTGGCTCTTGCCCGAGATCGCTCTCGATTTTCAGCTCGATCCGGTACGGACGACGGTGCGGGCGCGGCTGACGGTCGTCCGGAACGAGGCGCATGACGAACCGCTGCGGCTCGACGGCGATGGGCTGAAGCTGCTCGAAGTCTGGCATAATGGCAAACGCCTGGAAGAGGGCGACTGGCAGCTCGACAATGACCGGCTGACGATCCCGTTGGAGGGCGGTGAGGCGATCGTCGAGACGCTCGTCGAGATCGCCCCCGAAAAGAACAGCCAGCTGATGGGGCTCTACGCGTCTGGCGGGATCCTCTGCACGCAATGCGAGGCCGAGGGGTTTCGCCGGATCACCTTCTTCCCGGACAGGCCGGACGTGCTCTCGCGATACAGCGTGCGGATGGAGGCCGATCGCGATCGTTTTCCCGTCCTCCTCTCCAACGGCGAATGCATCGAAAGCGGAGACGGGGAGGACGGGCGGCATTGGGCGCGCTGGTACGATCCCTGGCCCAAGCCCTGCTATCTGTTCGCGCTGGTCGCCGGCGATCTTGCGGCCAATCGCGACAGTTTCACCACCCGTTCGGGCAAGGAAGTGGCGCTCGCCATCTGGGTGCGCGAGGCGGACCTCCCCAAGACCGGCCATGCGATGGCCGCGCTCAAGGATTCTATGGCCTGGGACGAGCGCGTCTATGGCCGCGAATATGATCTCGACCAGTTCAACATCGTGGCCGTCTCCGATTTCAATTTCGGGGCGATGGAGAACAAGTCGCTCAACATCTTCAATTCGCGTTACATCCTCGCCGATGCCGAAACCGCAACGGATGCGGATTTCGATGCGATCGCGGGTGTCGTCGCGCACGAATATTTCCACAACTGGTCGGGCAACCGGGTGACCTGCCGGGACTGGTTTCAGCTCTCGCTGAAGGAAGGTTTCACCGTCTTTCGCGACCAGCAATTCTCGGCCGATCAGGGATCGGAAGCCGTGGCGCGGATCGGCGACGTCCGGATGCTGCGCGCCGCGCAATTCCCCGAAGATGCCGGTCCGCTCGCCCATCCCGTGCGCCCGGAAAGCTATATCGAGATTTCGAACTTCTACACGGCGACGGTCTACAACAAGGGCGCCGAGCTTATTCGCATGGTGCAGGCGATCCTCGGGCCGGAAGATTTCCGCAAGGGTTCCGATCTCTATTTCGAGCGGCATGACGGCGAGGCAGCGACCTGCGAGGATTTCGTGACCGCGATGGAGGATGCGAGCGGCGCCGATCTCGGGCAGTTCCGCCTCTGGTACCGCCAGGCGGGCACGCCCAAGGTTACCGCGAGGCTGGATCATGACGCCGAAGGCGCGCGGGCGGTGCTCACCCTGTCGCAGACCGTCCCCGCCACGCCGGACCAGGCGGAGAAGCGGCCGATGGCGATCCCGCTCAAGACCGCGCTGCTCGGGGAGAAGAGCGGCCGGCCGATCGTTCCGGAACGGCTGGTGATGCTTGAGGAAGAGAGCCAGGAGATCGTGTTCGACGGACTGACCGAGCGTCCGGTTCTGTCGATCAACCGCCATTTCACCGCGCCGGTGACCGTCGAGAGCAACAAGGACCCGAAAACGCTCGCCTTTCTTTCGGCGCATGACGACGATCCCTTCGCCCGCTACGAGGCGATGCAGCAGCTGATGGTCGAAACCATCATCGACGCCGTATCGGGGCGGCAGACCGATCACGCGCCGGTCATCGAGGCGGTGCGCCGGACGCTGGCGGACGGCGATCTCGACAAGGCCTTTATCGCCGAAGCCGTCATCCTTCCCAGCGAAAGCTTTGTCGGGGACCAGATGCTCGTCGTCGATCCCGAGGCGATCCACAAGGCGCGCGAGGCGCTGCGTGGCGATCTCGCGCGCTCGCTGGCCGAAGATTGGCGCGCCGCCTATGCGGCATCGAGCGGCAATGCCTATGAATACAGCCCGGCGGCGAAGGGCCTGCGCCGGCTGCGCGCGGTGGCGCTCGGCTATATCGCGGCGGACGGGGCGGACGATGCGCCAGGGCTCGCGGTACGCCAGTTCGAGGGTGCCGACAATATGACGGACCGGCAGGCTGCGCTCGGCGTGCTCGCCAATAGCGACTGGCCCGAACGGATCGCCGCGCTCGACGATTTCTATGCGCGCTATCGCGACGATGCGCTGGTGCTCGACAAATGGTTCATGGTGCAGGCGATGTCGATCCGCGACGATACGGTGACGGCCGTCGAGGCGCTCGCCGCGCATCCCGATTTCAGCATCGAGAATCCCAACCGGCTGCGCTCGCTGGTCGGTGCGTTCGGCGGGAACCAGCGCGCCTTTCACACGGCATCGGGCCGCGGCTATCGCTTCCTCGCCGATTTCATCCTCAAGGCCGACGCCATCAACCCGCAAACCGCCGCGCGCCTGTTGCCGCCGTTGGGCAAGTGGCGGCGGTTCGACGAGCAGCGCGGCGCGATGATGCGGGCAGAGCTCGAGCGGATATTGGCGGCGCCAGACCTTTCCAAGGATGTCTTCGAACAGGCCTCGAAGAGCCTCGGCTAG
- a CDS encoding ABC transporter permease translates to MSVEADFAELEEGGERIVRFSGRLTIARLGDVPARITELHGNPAKIDISAVERVDTVGAWIVHKLSRDNGAEIVGASDHAQRLLRQVAIADDPAKTYDEEEGRFHQILARVGASTLEALSGLKGLLAFFGALLIATGSVIRDPRRLRFNAVVQRFETVGVSALGIIGLMSFLIGIVIAQQGAVQLRQFGAEIFTINLIGRITTRELGVLMTAIMVAGRSGSAFAAQLGSMKLAEEVDAMRTIGVPPMEALVLPRVLATTLLMPFLGFYSTFLMIVGGGLLCWVSLGIPPETFILRLREVVPMTDLWVGLIKAPVFGMIIGLAGCYQGMQVRGNNEEVGHRTTTAVVQAIFLVIVLDAFFAVFFTEVGWG, encoded by the coding sequence ATGAGTGTCGAGGCCGATTTTGCCGAACTGGAAGAGGGGGGCGAGCGCATCGTCCGCTTTTCCGGGCGGCTGACCATCGCGCGGCTTGGCGACGTACCGGCCCGGATCACGGAATTGCACGGCAATCCGGCCAAGATCGACATATCGGCCGTCGAGCGCGTCGATACGGTCGGCGCATGGATCGTCCACAAACTGTCCCGCGACAACGGTGCGGAGATTGTCGGCGCGAGCGATCATGCCCAGCGCCTGCTCCGCCAGGTCGCGATCGCCGACGATCCGGCGAAGACCTATGACGAAGAGGAAGGGCGCTTCCACCAGATCCTCGCACGGGTCGGCGCGTCGACGCTCGAGGCGCTGTCCGGTCTCAAGGGCCTGCTCGCCTTTTTCGGCGCGCTGCTGATCGCGACGGGCAGCGTCATCCGCGACCCGCGTCGGCTGCGCTTCAACGCCGTCGTCCAGCGCTTCGAAACGGTCGGCGTTTCGGCCCTCGGCATCATCGGCCTGATGAGTTTCCTGATCGGCATCGTCATCGCCCAGCAGGGCGCGGTGCAGTTGCGCCAGTTCGGCGCGGAGATCTTCACGATCAACCTTATCGGCCGGATCACGACACGCGAACTCGGCGTCCTGATGACGGCCATCATGGTCGCCGGCCGCTCGGGCAGCGCCTTTGCCGCACAGCTGGGATCGATGAAACTCGCCGAGGAAGTCGACGCGATGCGGACGATCGGCGTCCCGCCCATGGAGGCGCTCGTCCTGCCGCGCGTGCTGGCGACGACCCTGCTCATGCCGTTCCTCGGCTTCTACTCGACCTTTCTGATGATCGTCGGCGGCGGCCTTTTATGCTGGGTCAGCCTCGGTATTCCGCCCGAAACCTTCATATTGCGCCTGCGCGAGGTCGTCCCGATGACCGATCTCTGGGTCGGGCTGATCAAGGCGCCGGTATTCGGCATGATCATCGGCCTTGCCGGCTGCTATCAGGGCATGCAGGTGCGCGGCAATAACGAGGAAGTCGGCCATCGCACGACGACCGCCGTCGTCCAGGCGATCTTCCTCGTCATCGTACTCGACGCCTTTTTCGCGGTCTTCTTCACAGAGGTGGGCTGGGGATGA
- a CDS encoding HAD family hydrolase: MTKIALYDLDKTITKRPTYMSFLLHAAWRHERWRLVFLPGLLFLFAGYLVRALDRGGLKERMHDMLLGSPVDAEKMAAIAESFAEETLRDNVHPQALARIAKEKAAGHRLVLATASYAFYVEPLARRLGFDDLIGTRVKRDADGAILAEIDGENCYGVSKLRRVMAWAEEQGLDRADAAVRFYSDSPTDLPVFDWSDEPVATNPTNKLRQIAEKRGWRVIAWG, encoded by the coding sequence ATGACAAAAATCGCGCTTTACGATCTCGACAAGACGATCACCAAGCGGCCGACCTATATGTCCTTCCTGCTTCACGCAGCGTGGCGGCATGAACGGTGGCGGCTGGTATTCCTGCCCGGTCTGCTGTTTCTCTTCGCCGGTTATCTGGTCCGCGCGCTCGACCGCGGGGGCCTCAAGGAGCGGATGCACGATATGCTGCTCGGTTCCCCTGTGGACGCGGAGAAGATGGCCGCGATCGCCGAAAGCTTCGCCGAGGAGACCCTGCGCGACAATGTCCATCCCCAAGCCCTGGCCCGGATCGCGAAGGAAAAGGCGGCCGGCCACCGGCTGGTGCTCGCAACCGCATCCTACGCCTTCTACGTCGAACCACTGGCCCGCCGGCTCGGTTTCGACGATCTGATCGGTACGCGCGTCAAGCGTGACGCGGACGGCGCGATTCTCGCCGAGATCGATGGCGAGAATTGCTATGGCGTGTCGAAGTTGAGGCGCGTCATGGCCTGGGCCGAGGAACAGGGGCTGGATCGTGCGGACGCCGCCGTCCGCTTCTATTCGGACAGCCCGACCGACCTGCCGGTCTTCGACTGGTCGGACGAACCGGTCGCCACCAATCCGACGAACAAGCTACGGCAGATCGCGGAGAAACGCGGTTGGCGGGTTATCGCCTGGGGTTAG